The window CTTTGTTCATATTGTCAACACTCAGGTGCTCACCTACAAGACTGAGAAAATGTTTGGTTCTGCCGGTGATGATGATCTCACAGTTTTCTTTATCTACAAAACGAACTGTATCACCAATCAGGTAACGCCAGGCACCCGCAGCAGTACTGATCAAGACAGCATAATCCTTGTGCTCTTCCACTTCATGAATCATCAACACTTCCGGATTGGCCACCATCTCGCAATCGGGCGTAAAGTTTTTCTCATCAAATGGCACAAACTCAAAATAGATATGCTCATTGGTAACCAGTCGCATACCCTTTGGAAACTGTCTGTCCTGATAAGCCAGAAAACCTTCGCTGGCCAGATAGGTTTCAATATAGGTGAGCGGCTTGCCCAATAATTTTTCGAAGCCTTTTTTATAAGGCTCGAAGCTTACGCCGCCATGTACAAAGAAGGCCAGGTTGGGCCAGATATCGTGTATAGTATTCAGCTTATAGCGCTCAATGATTTGCTCCATGCAGAGTTGAATCCATGCAGGCACACCTACAATGAATCCAATATCCCATTCAGGTGCTTTGGCAACAATCTCTTCCAGCTTGCGGTTCCAATCGCGCTGTTTGGCAATTTTTTTACCCGGCTTATAAAAAGGCTGAAACCAGAATGGTGCTTTTTTGGCGGTGATGCCGCTTAGATCTCCGGCATAATAACCGGGGCCTTTTTGCAGATCGGTACTACCGCCCAGTGTTAACCAACCTCTGCCGAGTGAGGAGTATGGAATATCCTCATAATGCCTGAGACTAAACAGCTGTTTAATCATGGCATTCTTATTGCCCTTCAGCAAATCATTTGTAATGGGTATGTATTTGCTGGCAGCTCCGCTAGTGCCACTACTCAGCGCATAATATTTGATCTTACCCGGCCAGCACACATCCAAATGGCCTTCCAGGGTTTTGTGCCACCACTCACGATAGATGCGATCATAATCATAAGTGGGTACGAGTTCCTGAAATTTTTTGCCAGGATGTTTACTCAAGAGAATGCTATCGAAACCATATTGTTGACCGAACTCGGTAAACTGTGCTTTGCGTAAGAGCTTTTTCAACACCCTTATCTGCTGCCTGCGCACGTTGTTCTTCGGCAAGCGAAGCACCTTTGCAATCGAGTTAGGCAATGTAATGTCGAATATGGGCATCGATAACAGCGGGGTTCAAAAACACGAAGCTAATTAAAAGCCAGTATTGTGTTGCGAATATCCGGGCTTTGTGTATAAGAATGCTGTTAAAATCAATGCATTGTGTAAAACTTATTTGCTCAATGTGTAGCCGCTGCTGTCCTTAGAATCGCTGCCTATAATACTCCTGCTGCCCGCATGATGAAAGCGAAGGGCGGTCTTTCCTTTGAGCTTATCCGCAAAAGCAATCAACTGATGCATAGAGAGGTGGCCGGATACCAGTATTGTTTCATGTGCCTGATTTGCGACCACTGCCTGCTCACAATCAGACTCATTGTTACACCACTGCACCACACGCGTATCCAGTTGCATGGATTGGAAGAAGGATTGTGCTGCTGCTTGGTCATGCGCATGAACCAGAACCACAGCCCGGTCAATGACCTGGCCCGTTGCATCTGGTTTCAGCCAGCGAATGCGTAAGAGCCACCATCGGAATAACCAAAGCCCAAGACCAGCACCAACACTACCCAGCAAGATAACGGCGCGCGAAAAACGCCAGCCCTCTGGTAATAATGCATAAACGGCCAATGTGCTTATCAGCGCCAGCGATAATGCCGATCCAATTTTCTTAGGCGCATAAATACGTTTGTATAAACCAGAAGCTGTAGCTGCTAACCAATACACCAATACAAATGCAGGAAGTAGAATGCTGATTTGTGCTCTCTCAAAAGGAAACTGCTTGATATAGGTTTCCCAATAGGATTTGCTGATCCAGAATAAAAGAAAGATGATGCCACCATCAATGATGGGCATGCCAATGCTGGTTACAAATCGCTTGATCAATGAAACACCTGCACGCAGCAAAATGCCTAATTGCAAACCTTGTACAATCAATGCAGACCTACTACCGCTGTAATGCTTGCGTACAAACTGTTGCATGGCTTTGTAAAACAATTGTACATAATTGCTACTGCCTTTTCTTGTACTCTCGCCTTTGAAATGAATGATGCTGGTGTCTGCACAATACCAGTTTTGGTAACCCGACTGCCGGATACGATAACTCAAATCAATATCTTCTCCATACATAAAGAACTGCTCATCAAAACCGCCAAGTTGCTCAAATAAATCCCGGCGTACCAACATACAGGCGCCGGCCAATACATCCACCGGATGATTGCTTTTTTCATTCAAATGCCCCAATGCATAAGCATTCAACACCGCAGAAAGAGGAAATAATCTCGCCAATCCTGTTAGTTTAAAGAAAGCTGGCATCAGTGCAGGGAAAGCCCTTTTACTTTCCGGCAGAAATTGTCCCGCCCCATCCAACATGCGTACACCCACGGCACCGGCATCAGGACCTGTTTGTAAACAAGCCAGCATTTTATGCAAAGTGTCTTCTGCGATCAGGGTATCTGGATTAAGAAAAAGCAGGTAATCGCCCTTGGCCAATCTTGCAGCATGGTTATTGGCTTTGGCAAAGCCGAGATTTTCCTGGTGCGCAATGAATTGTACCTGAGGAAATAATGGTTTCAAGTATTCCAGGCTGCCATCGGCGGAAGCATTATCAGCTACGATCACTTCCGCATCCAATTCGGCAATAGCCCTATATACAGCATGCAGGCATTGCTCCAGAAAATGGCGCACATTGTAGTTTACGATGATGATGGAAACCTGCAAGTACAATAATTGAAACAGCAAATTAGCAAATTGCAAGCGCTACAAACAACTACCTTTGCGCATGCTTAAAGAAACACTGATTCAAGCCACGGAAAAAGGGGCTGCTGTGTTGAAAGAATATTTCGACAAACCCTTTACGATTTCCAATAAAGAGGGCATGAATAACCTCGTTACCGAAGTAGATCATAAGAGCGAGGCAATCATCATGGCCACCATCCGCGAAGTTTTTCCGGATCATTTTATCCTGAGTGAAGAAGCCGGTGAAATGGCCCAGTCATCATCGTATAAGTGGATTATCGATCCTATTGATGGTACGGTAAATTATGCCAATGGTATTCCCATTTGCTGTGTAAGCATTGGTGTAGAGAAAGACGGACAAATGGTCCTTGGTGCGGTGTATAATCCTTTCATGAATGAATTCTTTTTAGCCGAGCGGGGTCAGGGTGCAAGCCTGAATGGCAAGCCCATCCGCGTAAGCGAAAAAACGGAAGTGATTCATAGTTGCATGGTAACCGGATTTCCATACACCTATTTAGATATGCCTAACGGTCCGCTGGAAGTGTTTGAGCGTTTTATCAGGAAAGGCATTCCGGTTAGAAGATTGGGTAGTGCGGCGATTGATTTGTGTTGGGTAGCTGCAGGAAGATTTGATGCATTCTACGAACACAAATTGCAGGCATGGGATAGCGCTGCCGGATTTTTAATGGTGGAAGAAGCGGGTGGTAAAGTGACTGATTTTACCGGCGCGTATTATTCACCCTATCAGCCACACCTGGTGGCTTCTAATGGAAAAATTCACGACGAATTATTGGCTGTTATCAATAATCAGAAAACATTATGAGCGAGAACAGAACTGAAATAGCTTCATTAGGCGAGTTTGGTTTGATTGAACAACTCACCAAGAATATTGAATTGCAAAATGCTTCTTCCATTCTGGGCGTAGGCGATGATGCAGCGGTGATTGATCACTTCGGCAAACAAACGGTAATCACTACAGACCTTTTGTTAGAGGGTATTCACTTTGATTTGATGTACACACCACTCAAACACCTCGGTTATAAATCGGTGGTGGTAAACCTGAGTGATATCTATGCGATGAATGCAGAGCCCACGCAGATTACGCTCAGCATCGGCATCAGCAATCGCTTTAGTGTAGAAGCATTGAATGAGTTTTATGAAGGCGTTTACGCAGCTTGCGAAAAATATGGTGTTGACTTAATCGGCGGCGATACATCTGCATCACAAAAAGGATTGGTGATTTCTGTAACCGCTATTGGAGAAGTGGCGCCTGATAAATTTGTGAAGCGCAGTACGGCACAAAAAGGTGATTTGATTTGTGTGAGTGGTAATCTTGGTGGCGCATTTCTGGGCCTCACTTTGATGGAGCGCGAAAAACGAATTTATCTGGAGAACCCACAATTACAGCCTGATCTGGAGAATGAATCTTATATCGTTGGTCGCTTACTGAAACCAGAAGCACGCAAAGACATCATTGCATTTTTTGCTGAGAATGAGATTGTACCCACATCTATGATGGACATCAGTGATGGCCTGAGCAGTGAAGTGCTGCACCTGTGCAAGCAGAGTGGTTTGGGCTGCAGAATTTATGAAGAAAAGCTGCCTCTTGCTGATGAAGCAAGAAAAGCAGCTTTCAAATTCGGTTTAGATCCCACCGTATGTGCTCTGAATGGTGGGGAGGATTACGAACTGATCTTTACCCTGAAGCAAGAAGACTACGACAGGATTACGTTGAACGAAGAGATCAGCGTTGTCGGCTATATGACCGACGCGCATGAAGGAACTAAACTGCTCTCCAGAGGGGGGAATAGTTTTGACCTCACCGCGCAGGGCTGGCAAGCTTTCCATGGTTGAGGATTGTAGCGTTAGAAAATGGCGATTACTCGATGATGATGGTCATCGGCATATTGGCGCGCTCTTTCTGCTGCATTTTCACTTTTGAAAGACGCATATCTTTCAAAACGGAGAAATACATCACAACTGCTGTTGCAATAGCTGCTAAGCCGCAAACAATTGATGTAACCATGTCGCTTTTGGAAATTGCCGTGCTGAGGTCTGAAATCATCAGAAAAAATACAGCACCAAAGAAAAGTGCGAAGACAAGCTTCAGTGTGAAGGTTCGGTAATTCATAAACATTGGATATTAGATTTTACACCCTTTAGAGGTGTTTTGGATATTGTGACATAAAAGTATACGGATTTGCGCAAAAAAAAGATGATGCAGAAAGCAAAAAACCCGTTTCAAGGTCTTTTTAAGGCGCTTCGAAACTGGCTGCTTTTTGTTGTAATGATCTCATTATTAGTATCTTGCGCTACAACAGCCAAGCGTGCAAGCCAACCGGAAACACGGCTCTCACCTGAAATACTTAAGGAGGATTTAAGCCTGTTGAAACGCATTTTGGAGGCGAATCACCCCTCTTTATACTGGTATACCAGTAAAGACAGCCTTGATGCACAGTATGCGCGCACGTTTTCAGCCATCAAAGACTCGATGAATCTGGTATCATACAAGAATTTACTGGCACAATGGGTGGCGCAAATACAATGTGGACATACGCGTGTGTTGTTTCCAACCAATTTTTCGCGCAGTGCAGACAGGTTTCGTTTTCCATCATTTCCGCTCACACTAAAAGTGTGGAATGACACTGCTGTTGTGACGGGTAATTTTGATCGCAATGATTCCATCTTGCGCAGAGGCACACAGCTCCTGTCAATTAATGATCGCAGTATTGCCAATATCACCGCAACCATGTATATATACATGAGTACGGATGGTAATGCGTTAAACCATAAAGCACAAAACATTAGTAGCAACTTCCCGGCATGGTATAGAACTGTGTTTGGTGCGGATACACTGTATCGTTTTGTGTATAGAACAAAAGAAGGAAGCATTGATACTGTGCTGCGCAAAGCATTTACACCCATACGTATTACTTCTGCAGCAAGAGTAGATAGTAGCAGCAGTACGGCTCCTGCATTGAGTAGGCGAAAAATCAGGTTATTATCAAAGCGTGTGTTGATGGTGGATACAGTAAATCGTTTTGCAGTGATGCGCTTGAATACTTTCAGTAATGGAGCGATGAAAAAGTTTTTCCGTTCATCGTTTCGCACTTTGAAGAAATTGGGCATCAATGATCTGGCGATTGATCTGCGAGAGAATGGTGGCGGTAGAGTCAATAATTATATTCGCTTAACACGTTATCTCGCACAACAACCATTTAAAGTGGGCGATACTGTTGCAGCAACTACCAGAAATATTCAATACAAAAGATACATCAAGCCTGCGTGGCCTTTCTGGATAGCCATGCAATTCAGCGCAAAGAAAATGGAGGATGGTAAATACCATTATCGACGTTATGAGCGACATTATTTTCAGCCATACAAATCCGATAAATCCTATAATGGAAACCTCTATTTGATTCAAGCGGGCGCTACGTTCTCCGCAGCATCCATGTTTACTGCAACATTAAAGGGTCAGTCCAATGTCTTGATTGTTGGTGAGGAAAGTGGTGGTGGTTATTATGGCAATTCTGCCATGCATATTCCGGAGATCGTATTACCAAATACGCGCGTTCGCGTTACGCTGCCATTGTATCGTTTGGTGATGGATAAAAACAGAGCAAAAGGAAGAGGTGTTATGCCTGATGTAGTGGTGCCTCCCAATGCATCGATGATTGCAAAAGGTATTGATCCGAAATTGCTTTATATCAGCAACCTGATTGCAGCTCGCAAGCAAGCAGCTGTTAAGGAATAAGCGCTAAGTGCTCGTCAACAAAACAAAAGTTTGCTGCATAGCCCGGTTCAATTTTGCCCAATACATCTTCCATGCGTAAAACAGCAGCCGGATATAAACTACACATGCGAATGGCTTCATCTTCGGGTACGCCTACATGATGAATTAAATTCAACATACACTGGTGCATGGTTAAAGCAGAACCACTGAGAATACCATTGCTTTCATATTTATCGCCAGCAGGCTGATGCGGATAAAAACCTTCGGTGGTAGTTGTAACCGCATCTGTAATGGCAAATAATCTACTACCCATGATTTTCTTTGCAATCCTCACAGCAGCATAATCTACATGATGTCCATCAGGAATAATACTGGCGCGAACAGTTGGGTGATTGAAGACAGCACCAACTAAGCCCGGTGCGCGGTGTTGAAGCGGACTCATAGCATTATACAAATGCGTAACCGTACTGATGCCTCCATCAAAAGCTTTGGTGGCGGTAGCATAATCTGCATCACTATGCCCGGCAGAAACAATGATGCCTTCGCTTTGAATAAAGTTGATGATGGCTGGATCGCAAACTTCGGGTGCCAGTGTAATCATTTTGATGGCCCCCTTTCCATAAGCCAATAATGATTGCACTTCTTCCATGTTAGGTGCATGAATGAGTGACTCAATATGTGCACCTCTGCGTTTGGGGTGTAACCATGGTCCTTCAATATGTAAACCGATACAACCTTCACCACCTTCTAGCCAATAGGCGCGCACCGCATCAATGCATTGCCTGATGACTGTGTCGTGATTAGTAGCAACGG is drawn from Chitinophagales bacterium and contains these coding sequences:
- the thiL gene encoding thiamine-phosphate kinase, which encodes MSENRTEIASLGEFGLIEQLTKNIELQNASSILGVGDDAAVIDHFGKQTVITTDLLLEGIHFDLMYTPLKHLGYKSVVVNLSDIYAMNAEPTQITLSIGISNRFSVEALNEFYEGVYAACEKYGVDLIGGDTSASQKGLVISVTAIGEVAPDKFVKRSTAQKGDLICVSGNLGGAFLGLTLMEREKRIYLENPQLQPDLENESYIVGRLLKPEARKDIIAFFAENEIVPTSMMDISDGLSSEVLHLCKQSGLGCRIYEEKLPLADEARKAAFKFGLDPTVCALNGGEDYELIFTLKQEDYDRITLNEEISVVGYMTDAHEGTKLLSRGGNSFDLTAQGWQAFHG
- the nagA gene encoding N-acetylglucosamine-6-phosphate deacetylase; the encoded protein is MAEQRIKTARLFTGNHWLYDHTVVIADKHIVAIEPNQDNHYDTHTVLPALIDIQLYGAHDRLLAVYPDAATIHAIHAYCKAGGAGFFLPTVATNHDTVIRQCIDAVRAYWLEGGEGCIGLHIEGPWLHPKRRGAHIESLIHAPNMEEVQSLLAYGKGAIKMITLAPEVCDPAIINFIQSEGIIVSAGHSDADYATATKAFDGGISTVTHLYNAMSPLQHRAPGLVGAVFNHPTVRASIIPDGHHVDYAAVRIAKKIMGSRLFAITDAVTTTTEGFYPHQPAGDKYESNGILSGSALTMHQCMLNLIHHVGVPEDEAIRMCSLYPAAVLRMEDVLGKIEPGYAANFCFVDEHLALIP
- a CDS encoding GH3 auxin-responsive promoter family protein, which gives rise to MPIFDITLPNSIAKVLRLPKNNVRRQQIRVLKKLLRKAQFTEFGQQYGFDSILLSKHPGKKFQELVPTYDYDRIYREWWHKTLEGHLDVCWPGKIKYYALSSGTSGAASKYIPITNDLLKGNKNAMIKQLFSLRHYEDIPYSSLGRGWLTLGGSTDLQKGPGYYAGDLSGITAKKAPFWFQPFYKPGKKIAKQRDWNRKLEEIVAKAPEWDIGFIVGVPAWIQLCMEQIIERYKLNTIHDIWPNLAFFVHGGVSFEPYKKGFEKLLGKPLTYIETYLASEGFLAYQDRQFPKGMRLVTNEHIYFEFVPFDEKNFTPDCEMVANPEVLMIHEVEEHKDYAVLISTAAGAWRYLIGDTVRFVDKENCEIIITGRTKHFLSLVGEHLSVDNMNKAIQLVGEKLNVSIPEFTVAGVPHGNFFAHHWYVACNDTVDAEQLRIAIDEKLKELNDDYAVERKSALKEVFLDVLTEQQFLDFMAAKGKVGGQHKFPRVLKGQMLEDWQRFLNGTFMH
- a CDS encoding inositol monophosphatase, which gives rise to MLKETLIQATEKGAAVLKEYFDKPFTISNKEGMNNLVTEVDHKSEAIIMATIREVFPDHFILSEEAGEMAQSSSYKWIIDPIDGTVNYANGIPICCVSIGVEKDGQMVLGAVYNPFMNEFFLAERGQGASLNGKPIRVSEKTEVIHSCMVTGFPYTYLDMPNGPLEVFERFIRKGIPVRRLGSAAIDLCWVAAGRFDAFYEHKLQAWDSAAGFLMVEEAGGKVTDFTGAYYSPYQPHLVASNGKIHDELLAVINNQKTL
- a CDS encoding glycosyltransferase — protein: MLFQLLYLQVSIIIVNYNVRHFLEQCLHAVYRAIAELDAEVIVADNASADGSLEYLKPLFPQVQFIAHQENLGFAKANNHAARLAKGDYLLFLNPDTLIAEDTLHKMLACLQTGPDAGAVGVRMLDGAGQFLPESKRAFPALMPAFFKLTGLARLFPLSAVLNAYALGHLNEKSNHPVDVLAGACMLVRRDLFEQLGGFDEQFFMYGEDIDLSYRIRQSGYQNWYCADTSIIHFKGESTRKGSSNYVQLFYKAMQQFVRKHYSGSRSALIVQGLQLGILLRAGVSLIKRFVTSIGMPIIDGGIIFLLFWISKSYWETYIKQFPFERAQISILLPAFVLVYWLAATASGLYKRIYAPKKIGSALSLALISTLAVYALLPEGWRFSRAVILLGSVGAGLGLWLFRWWLLRIRWLKPDATGQVIDRAVVLVHAHDQAAAQSFFQSMQLDTRVVQWCNNESDCEQAVVANQAHETILVSGHLSMHQLIAFADKLKGKTALRFHHAGSRSIIGSDSKDSSGYTLSK